From a region of the Asterias amurensis chromosome 2, ASM3211899v1 genome:
- the LOC139949463 gene encoding NLR family CARD domain-containing protein 4-like isoform X1: MKHQSQEGLEIPQSASTEKQDCLVQSQRTSPRTGAIPKNTGGRKEQMKHQSQEGLEIPQSASTEKQDCLVQTQKTSARTEAIPKNTRGRKEQMKHQSQTKAKLHQSASVELPEEPKPHQSALVHLSEDSKPHQSASVHLPEEPKTHQSALFHLPEEPLPHQSVSSAAGIIDEIASNRGSKVPAVHQDLATRSQSSDALTLVHHQPQAMVNNMSIGEGSNVFMADASGITLKKKVIQHVSVTVMPHPNSQAKAIADVTGEALKQVDMTTGAQNPNPHAQAQAVADVTGEVLKLEDMTTGAPNPDPQAQAISDELPEALKQVYMNTGSFIQMIPWVDDDKMHIMDIYTKLVLVELVDKKGKIEKVPKQMESYEDIFHVKTREGNPIKRVVFSGSAGLGKTTLCDKIAYDWAVGKSEILKRFELVFVLKMRELKTNSDLIDAVFEQLLDKEAVLRSELKGFIDKNQDKVLILLDGFDEFQTTQTDKSPFGSVLEALNRTQYKECWVFITSRPPLDQLVSSSLVEKPFTHVEVEGFSETDIEKYVTKFFPDDLENVRKLIEKIRSSEVLSDLAKSPMLLLLMCLLWRESGKLPETMTRLYTEALEYIFRRKAKDLSQDEVSQILISIGKVALHGLISTNQFLSFREKDFDKIAFDAAIRAGVLTSERVLKRLDVHNNVYFIHKTFLEFCAAMYWQSLIHTEEFEDILVQVCNASSGYPSPYEYLLRFCCGDNEECTNKVLQKLQKNEDLKLGFICYFESQSKNLPSEDFINAVVMAEISINKWNSDCLNSFFHFVKQIGNQKNIQGSAYLSSVNRLLITGYDLRWLGNGLANCFTNMTNISYLELTDSNLCSSASLWASHLKRMKLLNNLILHNCKLIGEDVAPIAESVSNMPTLVELDLSMNWFLGDRDLAISWATDLKRMKHLKNLRLSNCQLKGKHMTPIAESVSDMPTLNDLDLSWNYDLGGCASSWATHLKRMKHLNNLSLCGCKLIGKDMAPIAESVSDMPTLTELDLSENETLGGCASSWATHLKGMKHLKNLRLSNCHLKGKHMTPIAESVSDMPTLNYLDLSWNYGLGDCASLWVTHLKRMKHLTKLRLRSGTLTKESRRLINDALKDITTLDVEMN; encoded by the exons ATGAAGCATcaatctcaagaaggacttgaaATTCCGCAGAGtgcctctactgagaaacaagaTTGCTTAGTCCAGTCCCAGAGAACTTCTCCTAGAACAGGGGCCATTCCTAAGAACACAGGAGGAAGGAAAGAACAAATGAAGCATcaatctcaagaaggacttgaaATTCCGCAGAGtgcctctactgagaaacaagaTTGCTTAGTCCAGACCCAGAAAACTTCTGCTAGAACAGAGGCCATTCCTAAGAACACAAGAGGAAGGAAGGAACAAATGAAGCATCAAtctcaaacaaaagcaaaactgCATCAGAGTGCCTCGGTCGAGTTACCTGAGGAACCTAAACCTCATCAGAGTGCATTGGTCCATTTGTCAGAGGACTCTAAACCTCATCAGAGTGCCTCGGTCCATTTGCCGGAGGAACCTAAAACTCATCAGAGTGCCTTGTTCCATTTGCCGGAGGAACCCCTACCGCATCAGAGTGTGTCGTCTGCAGCAGGAATCATCGATGAGATAGCTTCAAACCGTGGCAGTAAAG TTCCTGCAGTTCACCAAGACCTAGCAACGAGATCACAATCATCTGATGCGCTTACCTTAGTTCATCACCAACCACAGGCAATGGTGAACAACATGTCAATCGGAGAGGGTAGTAACGTCTTTATGGCCGATGCTTCTGGAATAACCCTCAAGAAAAAGGTCATACAACATGTATCTGTAACAG TAATGCCACACCCCAATTCTCAAGCCAAAGCTATTGCAGATGTGACTGGAGAGGCATTGAAGCAAGTGGACATGACTACAG GAGCCCAAAACCCTAATCCTCACGCTCAAGCCCAAGCTGTTGCAGATGTGACTGGAGAGGTATTGAAGCTAGAGGACATGACTACAG GAGCCCCAAACCCCGATCCTCAAGCTCAAGCTATTTCAGATGAACTTCCAGAGGCATTGAAGCAAGTTTACATGAATACAGGTAGCTTTATACAGATGATCCCATGGGTTGATGATGATAAGATGCACATAATGGACATCTACACTAAGCTTGTTTTAGTTGAACTTGTTGATAAGAAAGGGAAGATTGAGAAAGTGCCAAAACAAATGGAATCATATGAAGACATTTTCCATGTCAAAACACGGGAGGGCAATCCCATCAAACGTGTTGTTTTTAGTGGATCAGCAGGTCTTGGAAAGACGACTCTTTGTGACAAAATCGCTTATGATTGGGCAGTTGGTAAGAGTGAGATACTCAAAAGGtttgaacttgtttttgttttgaaaatgcgTGAACTGAAAACAAATTCAGACCTTATTGATGCTGTCTTTGAGCAGCTTTTGGACAAAGAGGCTGTATTAAGGTCTGAATTAAAAGGGTTTATTGACAAGAACCAAGACAAAGTATTGATCCTCTTGGATGGGTTTGACGAATTTCAAACCACTCAGACGGACAAGTCCCCATTTGGTTCAGTTCTCGAGGCTCTTAATCGAACGCAGTACAAAGAATGCTGGGTATTTATCACATCTCGTCCTCCCCTTGACCAACTAGTCAGCTCATCATTGGTTGAAAAGCCTTTCACTCATGTGGAAGTTGAGGGGTTTTCAGAAACGGATATTGAGAAATATGTGACTAAATTCTTCCCTGATGACCTTGAAAATGTAAGGAAGCTGATAGAGAAGATACGATCTTCTGAAGTTTTGTCTGATTTGGCAAAGAGTCCAATGTTGCTGCTTTTGATGTGCTTGCTCTGGAGAGAGTCGGGAAAACTCCCAGAAACAATGACTCGGCTTTACACTGAAGCATTGGAATACATATTCAGGAGAAAAGCAAAAGACTTGTCACAAGATGAAGTATCACAAATATTGATTTCAATTGGAAAGGTTGCTCTACATGGGTTAATTTCTACAAATCAGTTTCTTTCCTTTAGAGAAAAAGATTTTGACAAGATTGCATTCGATGCAGCAATACGTGCAGGTGTTCTCACTAGCGAAAGGGTCTTGAAGAGGCTAGACGTTCATAACAATGTGTATTTTATACACAAAACTTTCTTGGAATTCTGTGCTGCAATGTATTGGCAAAGTTTAATCCACACAGAGGAATTTGAAGAcatccttgtccaggtttgcaATGCCTCAAGTGGATATCCTTCTCCATATGAGTATCTGTTAAGGTTTTGTTGTGGTGACAATGAGGAATGTACAAACAAAGTCTTACAAAAACTGCAGAAGAATGAAGACCTAAAGTTGGGTTTTATTTGTTACTTTGAGAGTCAGTCCAAGAATTTACCATCAGAGGATTTCATCAATGCAGTTGTTATGGCTGAAATTAGTATAAATAAGTGGAATAGTGATTGTTTGAACTCCTTCTTTCACTTCGTGAAGCAGATTGGTAatcagaaaaatatccaaggtAGTGCCTACCTTTCCAGTGTAAATAGGCTTTTGATTACAGGCTATGACCTACGGTGGTTAGGTAATGGGTTagcaaattgttttactaatatgACTAATATTTCATATCTTGAACTGACTGATTCCAACTTGTGTAGTTCTGCATCATTGTGGGCTAgtcatttgaagagaatgaaacTCCTCAATAATCTGATATTGCACAACTGCAAACTGATAGGGGAAGACGTGGCCCCTATTGCTGAGTCAGTGAGTAACATGCCAACTCTAGTTGAGCTGGATCTGTCTATGAATTGGTTCTTGGGTGATCGGGATTTGGCAATATCGTGGGCTACTGATTTGAAGAGAATGAAGCACCTCAAAAATCTAAGACTGAGCAACTGCCAACTAAAAGGGAAACACATGACCCCAATTGCCGAGTCAGTGAGTGACATGCCAACTCTAAATGATCTGGATCTGTCTTGGAATTATGACTTGGGCGGTTGTGCATCATCGTGGGCTActcatttgaagagaatgaaacACCTCAATAATCTGAGCTTATGTGGCTGCAAACTGATAGGAAAAGACATGGCCCCAATTGCCGAGTCAGTGAGTGACATGCCAACTCTGACTGAACTGGATCTGTCTGAGAATGAAACCTTGGGTGGTTGTGCTTCATCGTGGGCtactcatttgaagggaatgaAGCACCTCAAAAATCTGAGACTGAGCAACTGCCATCTAAAAGGGAAACACATGACCCCAATTGCTGAGTCAGTGAGTGACATGCCAACTCTAAATTATCTGGATCTGTCTTGGAATTATGGCTTGGGTGATTGTGCATCATTGTGGGTTActcatttgaagagaatgaaacACCTCACGAAGCTGAGATTGAGATCGGGCACACTGACAAAGGAAAGTAGGAGACTCATCAATGATGCGTTGAAGGATATTACCACTCTAGATGTAGAGATGAATTAA
- the LOC139949463 gene encoding NLR family CARD domain-containing protein 4-like isoform X2 has translation MKHQSQEGLEIPQSASTEKQDCLVQSQRTSPRTGAIPKNTGGRKEQMKHQSQEGLEIPQSASTEKQDCLVQTQKTSARTEAIPKNTRGRKEQMKHQSQTKAKLHQSASVELPEEPKPHQSALVHLSEDSKPHQSASVHLPEEPKTHQSALFHLPEEPLPHQSVSSAAGIIDEIASNRGSKDIVPAVHQDLATRSQSSDALTLVHHQPQAMVNNMSIGEGSNVFMADASGITLKKKVIQHVSVTVMPHPNSQAKAIADVTGEALKQVDMTTGAPNPDPQAQAISDELPEALKQVYMNTGSFIQMIPWVDDDKMHIMDIYTKLVLVELVDKKGKIEKVPKQMESYEDIFHVKTREGNPIKRVVFSGSAGLGKTTLCDKIAYDWAVGKSEILKRFELVFVLKMRELKTNSDLIDAVFEQLLDKEAVLRSELKGFIDKNQDKVLILLDGFDEFQTTQTDKSPFGSVLEALNRTQYKECWVFITSRPPLDQLVSSSLVEKPFTHVEVEGFSETDIEKYVTKFFPDDLENVRKLIEKIRSSEVLSDLAKSPMLLLLMCLLWRESGKLPETMTRLYTEALEYIFRRKAKDLSQDEVSQILISIGKVALHGLISTNQFLSFREKDFDKIAFDAAIRAGVLTSERVLKRLDVHNNVYFIHKTFLEFCAAMYWQSLIHTEEFEDILVQVCNASSGYPSPYEYLLRFCCGDNEECTNKVLQKLQKNEDLKLGFICYFESQSKNLPSEDFINAVVMAEISINKWNSDCLNSFFHFVKQIGNQKNIQGSAYLSSVNRLLITGYDLRWLGNGLANCFTNMTNISYLELTDSNLCSSASLWASHLKRMKLLNNLILHNCKLIGEDVAPIAESVSNMPTLVELDLSMNWFLGDRDLAISWATDLKRMKHLKNLRLSNCQLKGKHMTPIAESVSDMPTLNDLDLSWNYDLGGCASSWATHLKRMKHLNNLSLCGCKLIGKDMAPIAESVSDMPTLTELDLSENETLGGCASSWATHLKGMKHLKNLRLSNCHLKGKHMTPIAESVSDMPTLNYLDLSWNYGLGDCASLWVTHLKRMKHLTKLRLRSGTLTKESRRLINDALKDITTLDVEMN, from the exons ATGAAGCATcaatctcaagaaggacttgaaATTCCGCAGAGtgcctctactgagaaacaagaTTGCTTAGTCCAGTCCCAGAGAACTTCTCCTAGAACAGGGGCCATTCCTAAGAACACAGGAGGAAGGAAAGAACAAATGAAGCATcaatctcaagaaggacttgaaATTCCGCAGAGtgcctctactgagaaacaagaTTGCTTAGTCCAGACCCAGAAAACTTCTGCTAGAACAGAGGCCATTCCTAAGAACACAAGAGGAAGGAAGGAACAAATGAAGCATCAAtctcaaacaaaagcaaaactgCATCAGAGTGCCTCGGTCGAGTTACCTGAGGAACCTAAACCTCATCAGAGTGCATTGGTCCATTTGTCAGAGGACTCTAAACCTCATCAGAGTGCCTCGGTCCATTTGCCGGAGGAACCTAAAACTCATCAGAGTGCCTTGTTCCATTTGCCGGAGGAACCCCTACCGCATCAGAGTGTGTCGTCTGCAGCAGGAATCATCGATGAGATAGCTTCAAACCGTGGCAGTAAAG ATATAGTTCCTGCAGTTCACCAAGACCTAGCAACGAGATCACAATCATCTGATGCGCTTACCTTAGTTCATCACCAACCACAGGCAATGGTGAACAACATGTCAATCGGAGAGGGTAGTAACGTCTTTATGGCCGATGCTTCTGGAATAACCCTCAAGAAAAAGGTCATACAACATGTATCTGTAACAG TAATGCCACACCCCAATTCTCAAGCCAAAGCTATTGCAGATGTGACTGGAGAGGCATTGAAGCAAGTGGACATGACTACAG GAGCCCCAAACCCCGATCCTCAAGCTCAAGCTATTTCAGATGAACTTCCAGAGGCATTGAAGCAAGTTTACATGAATACAGGTAGCTTTATACAGATGATCCCATGGGTTGATGATGATAAGATGCACATAATGGACATCTACACTAAGCTTGTTTTAGTTGAACTTGTTGATAAGAAAGGGAAGATTGAGAAAGTGCCAAAACAAATGGAATCATATGAAGACATTTTCCATGTCAAAACACGGGAGGGCAATCCCATCAAACGTGTTGTTTTTAGTGGATCAGCAGGTCTTGGAAAGACGACTCTTTGTGACAAAATCGCTTATGATTGGGCAGTTGGTAAGAGTGAGATACTCAAAAGGtttgaacttgtttttgttttgaaaatgcgTGAACTGAAAACAAATTCAGACCTTATTGATGCTGTCTTTGAGCAGCTTTTGGACAAAGAGGCTGTATTAAGGTCTGAATTAAAAGGGTTTATTGACAAGAACCAAGACAAAGTATTGATCCTCTTGGATGGGTTTGACGAATTTCAAACCACTCAGACGGACAAGTCCCCATTTGGTTCAGTTCTCGAGGCTCTTAATCGAACGCAGTACAAAGAATGCTGGGTATTTATCACATCTCGTCCTCCCCTTGACCAACTAGTCAGCTCATCATTGGTTGAAAAGCCTTTCACTCATGTGGAAGTTGAGGGGTTTTCAGAAACGGATATTGAGAAATATGTGACTAAATTCTTCCCTGATGACCTTGAAAATGTAAGGAAGCTGATAGAGAAGATACGATCTTCTGAAGTTTTGTCTGATTTGGCAAAGAGTCCAATGTTGCTGCTTTTGATGTGCTTGCTCTGGAGAGAGTCGGGAAAACTCCCAGAAACAATGACTCGGCTTTACACTGAAGCATTGGAATACATATTCAGGAGAAAAGCAAAAGACTTGTCACAAGATGAAGTATCACAAATATTGATTTCAATTGGAAAGGTTGCTCTACATGGGTTAATTTCTACAAATCAGTTTCTTTCCTTTAGAGAAAAAGATTTTGACAAGATTGCATTCGATGCAGCAATACGTGCAGGTGTTCTCACTAGCGAAAGGGTCTTGAAGAGGCTAGACGTTCATAACAATGTGTATTTTATACACAAAACTTTCTTGGAATTCTGTGCTGCAATGTATTGGCAAAGTTTAATCCACACAGAGGAATTTGAAGAcatccttgtccaggtttgcaATGCCTCAAGTGGATATCCTTCTCCATATGAGTATCTGTTAAGGTTTTGTTGTGGTGACAATGAGGAATGTACAAACAAAGTCTTACAAAAACTGCAGAAGAATGAAGACCTAAAGTTGGGTTTTATTTGTTACTTTGAGAGTCAGTCCAAGAATTTACCATCAGAGGATTTCATCAATGCAGTTGTTATGGCTGAAATTAGTATAAATAAGTGGAATAGTGATTGTTTGAACTCCTTCTTTCACTTCGTGAAGCAGATTGGTAatcagaaaaatatccaaggtAGTGCCTACCTTTCCAGTGTAAATAGGCTTTTGATTACAGGCTATGACCTACGGTGGTTAGGTAATGGGTTagcaaattgttttactaatatgACTAATATTTCATATCTTGAACTGACTGATTCCAACTTGTGTAGTTCTGCATCATTGTGGGCTAgtcatttgaagagaatgaaacTCCTCAATAATCTGATATTGCACAACTGCAAACTGATAGGGGAAGACGTGGCCCCTATTGCTGAGTCAGTGAGTAACATGCCAACTCTAGTTGAGCTGGATCTGTCTATGAATTGGTTCTTGGGTGATCGGGATTTGGCAATATCGTGGGCTACTGATTTGAAGAGAATGAAGCACCTCAAAAATCTAAGACTGAGCAACTGCCAACTAAAAGGGAAACACATGACCCCAATTGCCGAGTCAGTGAGTGACATGCCAACTCTAAATGATCTGGATCTGTCTTGGAATTATGACTTGGGCGGTTGTGCATCATCGTGGGCTActcatttgaagagaatgaaacACCTCAATAATCTGAGCTTATGTGGCTGCAAACTGATAGGAAAAGACATGGCCCCAATTGCCGAGTCAGTGAGTGACATGCCAACTCTGACTGAACTGGATCTGTCTGAGAATGAAACCTTGGGTGGTTGTGCTTCATCGTGGGCtactcatttgaagggaatgaAGCACCTCAAAAATCTGAGACTGAGCAACTGCCATCTAAAAGGGAAACACATGACCCCAATTGCTGAGTCAGTGAGTGACATGCCAACTCTAAATTATCTGGATCTGTCTTGGAATTATGGCTTGGGTGATTGTGCATCATTGTGGGTTActcatttgaagagaatgaaacACCTCACGAAGCTGAGATTGAGATCGGGCACACTGACAAAGGAAAGTAGGAGACTCATCAATGATGCGTTGAAGGATATTACCACTCTAGATGTAGAGATGAATTAA
- the LOC139949463 gene encoding NLR family CARD domain-containing protein 4-like isoform X3, with protein MKHQSQEGLEIPQSASTEKQDCLVQSQRTSPRTGAIPKNTGGRKEQMKHQSQEGLEIPQSASTEKQDCLVQTQKTSARTEAIPKNTRGRKEQMKHQSQTKAKLHQSASVELPEEPKPHQSALVHLSEDSKPHQSASVHLPEEPKTHQSALFHLPEEPLPHQSVSSAAGIIDEIASNRGSKDIVPAVHQDLATRSQSSDALTLVHHQPQAMVNNMSIGEGSNVFMADASGITLKKKVIQHVSVTVMPHPNSQAKAIADVTGEALKQVDMTTGAQNPNPHAQAQAVADVTGEVLKLEDMTTGAPNPDPQAQAISDELPEALKQVYMNTGSFIQMIPWVDDDKMHIMDIYTKLVLVELVDKKGKIEKVPKQMESYEDIFHVKTREGNPIKRVVFSGSAGLGKTTLCDKIAYDWAVGKSEILKRFELVFVLKMRELKTNSDLIDAVFEQLLDKEAVLRSELKGFIDKNQDKVLILLDGFDEFQTTQTDKSPFGSVLEALNRTQYKECWVFITSRPPLDQLVSSSLVEKPFTHVEVEGFSETDIEKYVTKFFPDDLENVRKLIEKIRSSEVLSDLAKSPMLLLLMCLLWRESGKLPETMTRLYTEALEYIFRRKAKDLSQDEVSQILISIGKVALHGLISTNQFLSFREKDFDKIAFDAAIRAGVLTSERVLKRLDVHNNVYFIHKTFLEFCAAMYWQSLIHTEEFEDILVQVCNASSGYPSPYEYLLRFCCGDNEECTNKVLQKLQKNEDLKLGFICYFESQSKNLPSEDFINAVVMAEISINKWNSDCLNSFFHFVKQIGNQKNIQGSAYLSSVNRLLITGYDLRWLGNGLANCFTNMTNISYLELTDSNLCSSASLWASHLKRMKLLNNLILHNCKLIGEDVAPIAESVSNMPTLVELDLSMNWFLGDRDLAISWATDLKRMKHLKNLRLSNCQLKGKHMTPIAESVSDMPTLNDLDLSWNYDLGGCASSWATHLKRMKHLNNLSLCGCKLIGKDMAPIAESVSDMPTLTELDLSENETLGGCASSWATHLKGMKHLKNLRLSNCHLKGKHMTPIAESVSDMPTLNYLDLSWNYGLGDCASLWVTHLKRMKHLTKLRLRSGTLTKESRRLINDALKDITTLDVEMN; from the exons ATGAAGCATcaatctcaagaaggacttgaaATTCCGCAGAGtgcctctactgagaaacaagaTTGCTTAGTCCAGTCCCAGAGAACTTCTCCTAGAACAGGGGCCATTCCTAAGAACACAGGAGGAAGGAAAGAACAAATGAAGCATcaatctcaagaaggacttgaaATTCCGCAGAGtgcctctactgagaaacaagaTTGCTTAGTCCAGACCCAGAAAACTTCTGCTAGAACAGAGGCCATTCCTAAGAACACAAGAGGAAGGAAGGAACAAATGAAGCATCAAtctcaaacaaaagcaaaactgCATCAGAGTGCCTCGGTCGAGTTACCTGAGGAACCTAAACCTCATCAGAGTGCATTGGTCCATTTGTCAGAGGACTCTAAACCTCATCAGAGTGCCTCGGTCCATTTGCCGGAGGAACCTAAAACTCATCAGAGTGCCTTGTTCCATTTGCCGGAGGAACCCCTACCGCATCAGAGTGTGTCGTCTGCAGCAGGAATCATCGATGAGATAGCTTCAAACCGTGGCAGTAAAG ATATAGTTCCTGCAGTTCACCAAGACCTAGCAACGAGATCACAATCATCTGATGCGCTTACCTTAGTTCATCACCAACCACAGGCAATGGTGAACAACATGTCAATCGGAGAGGGTAGTAACGTCTTTATGGCCGATGCTTCTGGAATAACCCTCAAGAAAAAGGTCATACAACATGTATCTGTAACAG TAATGCCACACCCCAATTCTCAAGCCAAAGCTATTGCAGATGTGACTGGAGAGGCATTGAAGCAAGTGGACATGACTACAG GAGCCCAAAACCCTAATCCTCACGCTCAAGCCCAAGCTGTTGCAGATGTGACTGGAGAGGTATTGAAGCTAGAGGACATGACTACAG GAGCCCCAAACCCCGATCCTCAAGCTCAAGCTATTTCAGATGAACTTCCAGAGGCATTGAAGCAAGTTTACATGAATACAGGTAGCTTTATACAGATGATCCCATGGGTTGATGATGATAAGATGCACATAATGGACATCTACACTAAGCTTGTTTTAGTTGAACTTGTTGATAAGAAAGGGAAGATTGAGAAAGTGCCAAAACAAATGGAATCATATGAAGACATTTTCCATGTCAAAACACGGGAGGGCAATCCCATCAAACGTGTTGTTTTTAGTGGATCAGCAGGTCTTGGAAAGACGACTCTTTGTGACAAAATCGCTTATGATTGGGCAGTTGGTAAGAGTGAGATACTCAAAAGGtttgaacttgtttttgttttgaaaatgcgTGAACTGAAAACAAATTCAGACCTTATTGATGCTGTCTTTGAGCAGCTTTTGGACAAAGAGGCTGTATTAAGGTCTGAATTAAAAGGGTTTATTGACAAGAACCAAGACAAAGTATTGATCCTCTTGGATGGGTTTGACGAATTTCAAACCACTCAGACGGACAAGTCCCCATTTGGTTCAGTTCTCGAGGCTCTTAATCGAACGCAGTACAAAGAATGCTGGGTATTTATCACATCTCGTCCTCCCCTTGACCAACTAGTCAGCTCATCATTGGTTGAAAAGCCTTTCACTCATGTGGAAGTTGAGGGGTTTTCAGAAACGGATATTGAGAAATATGTGACTAAATTCTTCCCTGATGACCTTGAAAATGTAAGGAAGCTGATAGAGAAGATACGATCTTCTGAAGTTTTGTCTGATTTGGCAAAGAGTCCAATGTTGCTGCTTTTGATGTGCTTGCTCTGGAGAGAGTCGGGAAAACTCCCAGAAACAATGACTCGGCTTTACACTGAAGCATTGGAATACATATTCAGGAGAAAAGCAAAAGACTTGTCACAAGATGAAGTATCACAAATATTGATTTCAATTGGAAAGGTTGCTCTACATGGGTTAATTTCTACAAATCAGTTTCTTTCCTTTAGAGAAAAAGATTTTGACAAGATTGCATTCGATGCAGCAATACGTGCAGGTGTTCTCACTAGCGAAAGGGTCTTGAAGAGGCTAGACGTTCATAACAATGTGTATTTTATACACAAAACTTTCTTGGAATTCTGTGCTGCAATGTATTGGCAAAGTTTAATCCACACAGAGGAATTTGAAGAcatccttgtccaggtttgcaATGCCTCAAGTGGATATCCTTCTCCATATGAGTATCTGTTAAGGTTTTGTTGTGGTGACAATGAGGAATGTACAAACAAAGTCTTACAAAAACTGCAGAAGAATGAAGACCTAAAGTTGGGTTTTATTTGTTACTTTGAGAGTCAGTCCAAGAATTTACCATCAGAGGATTTCATCAATGCAGTTGTTATGGCTGAAATTAGTATAAATAAGTGGAATAGTGATTGTTTGAACTCCTTCTTTCACTTCGTGAAGCAGATTGGTAatcagaaaaatatccaaggtAGTGCCTACCTTTCCAGTGTAAATAGGCTTTTGATTACAGGCTATGACCTACGGTGGTTAGGTAATGGGTTagcaaattgttttactaatatgACTAATATTTCATATCTTGAACTGACTGATTCCAACTTGTGTAGTTCTGCATCATTGTGGGCTAgtcatttgaagagaatgaaacTCCTCAATAATCTGATATTGCACAACTGCAAACTGATAGGGGAAGACGTGGCCCCTATTGCTGAGTCAGTGAGTAACATGCCAACTCTAGTTGAGCTGGATCTGTCTATGAATTGGTTCTTGGGTGATCGGGATTTGGCAATATCGTGGGCTACTGATTTGAAGAGAATGAAGCACCTCAAAAATCTAAGACTGAGCAACTGCCAACTAAAAGGGAAACACATGACCCCAATTGCCGAGTCAGTGAGTGACATGCCAACTCTAAATGATCTGGATCTGTCTTGGAATTATGACTTGGGCGGTTGTGCATCATCGTGGGCTActcatttgaagagaatgaaacACCTCAATAATCTGAGCTTATGTGGCTGCAAACTGATAGGAAAAGACATGGCCCCAATTGCCGAGTCAGTGAGTGACATGCCAACTCTGACTGAACTGGATCTGTCTGAGAATGAAACCTTGGGTGGTTGTGCTTCATCGTGGGCtactcatttgaagggaatgaAGCACCTCAAAAATCTGAGACTGAGCAACTGCCATCTAAAAGGGAAACACATGACCCCAATTGCTGAGTCAGTGAGTGACATGCCAACTCTAAATTATCTGGATCTGTCTTGGAATTATGGCTTGGGTGATTGTGCATCATTGTGGGTTActcatttgaagagaatgaaacACCTCACGAAGCTGAGATTGAGATCGGGCACACTGACAAAGGAAAGTAGGAGACTCATCAATGATGCGTTGAAGGATATTACCACTCTAGATGTAGAGATGAATTAA
- the LOC139934136 gene encoding uncharacterized protein, with protein MESLRPLQTLADLQDALSAARTDYNHSSAKVVTNKKHIRNSKKMAFKSSFVAKSNHAERSEPEEIDQAVTASNDRHVRESEERHIQIFVSNPVKESLCLQLHPSTIISDLKEIIQERLNIQAKNQHLVTKRGIELCDTQSLMVLGIQQDTNLELRQVAGLMGGTRKRKSGSGQGKNVKIAKIKLQDEQETKTSSESKQEDVTESMENSCTIAGIPGTSTSAVQAKRTSPRTKFIPNPRGMNKQMKHQDQEKPLTQQLNASTEEQDCLVQSQRTSPRTGAIPKNTRGRNDQIKRQSRGVETPQKCLY; from the exons ATG GAATCTCTGAGGCCTTTGCAAACCCTGGCTGACTTGCAGGATGCATTGAGTGCAGCAAGAACAGACTACAACCACTCATCAGCCAAGGTGGTGACCAATAAGAAACACATCAGAAATTCAAAGAAAATGGCGTTCAAGTCGTCATTTGTAGCAAAGTCAAATCATGCAGAAAGATCTGAACCAGAGGAAATTGACCAAGCTGTCACAGCATCTAATGACAG acatgTCAGAGAGAGTGAAGAACGTCATATCCAGATATTTGTTTCTAATCCAGTAAAGGAGAGTCTCTGTCTGCAACTTCATCCATCCACCATCATCTCTGACTTGAAAGAAATAATCCAGGAAAGACTAAACATccaagcaaagaatcagcatcTTGTCACTAAGAGGGGCATTGAG CTATGTGACACACAATCTCTGATGGTGCTTGGCATTCAGCAAGATACCAACCTAGAGTTACGTCAAGTTGCTGGGTTGATGGGCGGTACAAGAAAGCGAAAATCGGGAAGTG GGCAaggaaaaaatgttaaaatagcCAAGATAAAACTTCAAGATGAGCAGGAAACAAAGACTAGCTCCGAGTCAAAACAAGAAGATGTCACTGAGTCTATGGAAAATTCTTGTACTATTGCTGGCATCCCTGGTACATCTACTAGTGCAGTCCAGGCAAAGAGAACTTCTCCTAGAACAAAGTTCATTCCTAATCCAAGAGGaatgaataaacaaatgaagCATCAAGATCAAGAAAAACCCTTGACTCAACAGTTGAATGCCTCTACTGAAGAACAAGACTGCTTAGTCCAGTCCCAGAGAACTTCTCCTAGAACAGGGGCCATTCCTAAGAACACAAGAGGAAGGAATGATCAAATAAAGCGTCAATCTCGAGGAGTTGAAACTCCGCAGA AGtgcctctactga